A window of Burkholderiales bacterium contains these coding sequences:
- a CDS encoding nitrate/sulfonate/bicarbonate ABC transporter ATP-binding protein, with protein sequence MAADALVHLEHVGKSFGHFHALRDINLTIETGELVCLVGPSGCGKSTLLRIIAGLTAPSHGVVRYRGSRLHGVNPHTAIVFQTFALFPWLTVLENVEVALKARGVDKARRTRRAQELVDLVGLSGFESAYPRELSGGMRQKVGFARALAVEPELLCLDEPFSALDVLSAESLRGELLELWLAQAMPTRAILMVTHNIEEAVELADRIVVMAKDPGRVLGEIHVGLRHPRARKDVAFQALVDRVYAAVTGRTGSEAEVQGAAPGTGAVLRRLPDVRLIALGGLTEKIAAENGRADLPRLAQAIGADYTTLAPLVEAAERLGLARLEAGDIILTPLGQEYAEASIPVRKEIIAGRLLRVPLIRWIYESLQQDDNQRVDRDYFVERLTPEFGAEAERQLDIAVDWGRFADLFAYDHDSHELYLESD encoded by the coding sequence ATGGCCGCCGATGCACTCGTCCATCTCGAACACGTGGGCAAGAGCTTCGGCCACTTCCACGCCCTCCGTGATATCAATCTCACCATCGAGACCGGTGAGCTCGTCTGCCTGGTGGGGCCGTCCGGCTGCGGCAAATCGACGCTGCTGCGCATCATTGCCGGTCTCACCGCACCGAGTCACGGTGTGGTGCGTTACCGGGGCAGCCGCCTGCACGGTGTCAACCCCCATACTGCCATCGTCTTCCAGACCTTCGCCCTCTTTCCCTGGCTCACCGTCCTGGAGAACGTGGAGGTGGCGCTGAAGGCGCGCGGCGTGGACAAAGCGCGGCGCACTAGGCGCGCCCAAGAACTGGTGGACTTGGTGGGGTTGTCGGGCTTCGAGTCGGCTTATCCGCGGGAGCTTTCGGGGGGCATGCGGCAGAAGGTGGGCTTCGCCCGGGCCCTGGCCGTGGAGCCAGAGCTCCTTTGCCTGGACGAACCATTCTCCGCGCTGGATGTGCTCTCCGCGGAGTCCTTGCGCGGCGAACTTTTGGAGCTGTGGCTGGCGCAGGCAATGCCTACTCGGGCCATTCTCATGGTCACCCACAACATCGAAGAGGCGGTGGAGCTTGCCGACCGCATCGTGGTGATGGCCAAGGACCCCGGCCGGGTGCTGGGGGAAATCCACGTCGGTCTGCGTCATCCCCGCGCGCGCAAGGACGTCGCCTTCCAGGCCCTGGTGGATCGGGTGTACGCCGCCGTCACCGGCCGCACCGGCAGCGAAGCGGAAGTTCAGGGCGCCGCACCGGGGACCGGCGCGGTGCTGCGGCGGCTGCCCGATGTGCGCCTGATCGCCCTCGGCGGGCTTACAGAAAAAATCGCTGCCGAAAACGGCCGCGCCGATCTACCGCGGCTGGCGCAGGCCATCGGTGCCGACTACACTACCCTAGCGCCGCTGGTGGAGGCCGCCGAGCGGCTGGGACTGGCGCGTCTCGAGGCCGGCGACATCATCCTCACACCGCTGGGACAGGAATACGCCGAAGCCAGTATTCCCGTGCGCAAAGAGATCATCGCCGGCCGGCTGCTGCGCGTGCCCCTGATCCGCTGGATTTACGAGAGCCTGCAACAGGACGACAACCAGCGTGTCGACCGAGATTATTTCGTCGAGCGGCTGACACCGGAATTCGGCGCCGAGGCCGAACGTCAGCTCGACATCGCGGTGGACTGGGGCCGCTTTGCTGACCTCTTCGCCTACGACCACGACAGTCACGAGCTCTATCTGGAAAGTGACTGA
- the speE gene encoding polyamine aminopropyltransferase, whose translation MQGLHLTADLYDCRCADGLMTDAEQLAGLCRGHTVAAGLTLVDEKWYAFPPYNGEPGGVTGMLLLAESHLAVHTWPEKRAVTLDVYVCNFTTDNSGKAETLLREIVAAFDPARSEIHRLQRGSEEHPPDELIIEPLNDAGDAVYGLRSRQRLLTKRSPYQTIEVFDTPAFGRTLRIDGHFMTSEGEEFFYHEALVHPAAVAHGAPRQVLIIGGGDGGAAEEVLKHESVERVVMAELDAEVVAVARQHLAGIHRGVFADPRLSVRIGDGFAYVQETEDRFDLILLDLTDPETPAGSLYTEAFFHTVKRVMRPGAAVVLHTGTPVFEPQQVRAIVMALRRVFAEVHCFGLYVPLYGAYWGFAVASDRLDPTAVERAVVESRSAALPHLNYYNADVHYALFALPNFYRELVRPADDIAPQRATA comes from the coding sequence ATGCAGGGGCTTCATCTGACGGCTGATCTGTATGACTGCCGCTGTGCCGACGGTCTGATGACCGACGCCGAACAACTCGCAGGACTTTGCCGCGGCCACACCGTCGCCGCCGGGCTTACTCTGGTGGACGAGAAGTGGTATGCCTTTCCACCATACAACGGCGAGCCCGGGGGCGTGACCGGGATGCTTTTGCTCGCCGAATCCCACCTTGCCGTACACACCTGGCCGGAGAAACGAGCCGTCACCCTGGACGTGTACGTGTGCAATTTCACCACCGACAATTCGGGCAAGGCGGAGACGCTGCTGCGCGAAATCGTCGCCGCTTTCGACCCGGCGCGCAGTGAAATCCACCGCCTGCAGCGGGGCAGTGAGGAGCATCCGCCGGATGAGCTCATCATCGAGCCTTTGAACGATGCCGGCGATGCCGTCTATGGCTTGCGCAGCCGCCAGCGCCTGCTCACCAAACGCAGTCCCTACCAGACCATCGAAGTCTTCGACACGCCCGCCTTTGGCCGCACCCTGCGCATCGATGGCCATTTCATGACCTCGGAGGGCGAGGAATTTTTCTACCACGAGGCCCTCGTGCATCCAGCGGCGGTGGCCCATGGTGCACCGCGCCAAGTGTTGATCATCGGCGGCGGCGATGGCGGCGCGGCCGAGGAGGTGCTCAAACATGAAAGCGTCGAGCGCGTCGTCATGGCGGAGCTGGACGCGGAAGTGGTCGCCGTGGCCCGCCAGCATCTTGCCGGCATCCATCGCGGCGTGTTTGCTGATCCGCGTCTTTCGGTGCGTATCGGCGATGGTTTCGCCTATGTGCAGGAAACCGAGGACCGCTTCGACCTGATTTTGCTCGATCTCACCGATCCCGAAACGCCCGCCGGCTCCCTCTACACCGAGGCATTCTTTCACACCGTCAAACGGGTGATGCGTCCCGGCGCTGCCGTCGTGTTGCACACCGGCACGCCCGTCTTCGAGCCGCAGCAGGTGCGCGCCATCGTGATGGCCCTGCGCCGCGTCTTTGCCGAGGTGCACTGTTTCGGCCTTTACGTTCCCCTCTATGGAGCCTATTGGGGCTTCGCGGTCGCTTCCGACCGCCTCGATCCCACCGCCGTGGAGCGGGCCGTGGTGGAAAGCCGCAGCGCCGCCCTTCCCCATCTCAACTACTACAACGCCGACGTTCACTACGCCTTGTTCGCCCTGCCCAATTTCTATCGCGAACTGGTGCGTCCTGCCGACGACATCGCCCCTCAACGCGCCACGGCGTAA
- a CDS encoding cation-translocating P-type ATPase — protein MTTPKAPSGLDATEAARRLQEEGPNVLPGEARHGFLRLLVEALAEPMFLLLLGAAFLYSLFGELREALFLLGFVLVTLGLTLYQEGRSEQAITRLRDLSSPRALVIRDGQRVRIPGREVVRGDLVVLSEGDRVPADGVLIEASGLMVDESLLTGEAVPVRKLPAEGEPSPTQPGGEDTPFVYSGTLVVAGHGIARITATGPRSEMGRIGLSLAGLTRESSPLKQQTARLIRTLALFALAASITLALIYGFLRGEWLTAVLAGIALAMALLPEEYPVVLTLFPALGAWRLSAQKVLTRRVAAIETLGAVSVLCVDKTGTLTENRMQVAELWQPQAGLAVAACTQLPESFHPLVEFAILASEEDPFDPMDQAFHALGQRLLADTEHLHRDWTLVHDYGLHPQLRTMAHVWRSTTESAHIVAVKGAPEAVVDLCHLAPGEAQRVLEAAEAMASRGRRVLAVAGARFAGEVLPAMEHDFDFRFLGLVGLEDPLRAEIPEAVAQCHAAGIRVVMITGDYPTTARAIALKAGLPADDVLSGEELARLDEAALRQRLAGVHVCARITPAQKLRLVQAFRAAGEIVAMTGDGVNDAPALKAAHVGIAMGNRGTDVAREAASLVLLDDNFASIVNAIRQGRRIFDNLQKSMSYIMAVHVPIAGIALLPVLAGLPPVLYPAHIAFLELIIDPACSLAFENEPAEEDIMRRPPRDPQALLFGGATLARALAQGAAVLAVAGIALFWAASHLDAEQARAFLFALLVSANLALIFVNRRRGLSLATLRLPNRVLFLVTVATLALLLFVLYVPSLAALFHFRPPPAVGVVGACLLGFAATVPLALVQGRRTFSHRA, from the coding sequence ATGACGACGCCAAAGGCGCCTTCCGGTCTCGACGCGACGGAAGCAGCGCGGCGCCTGCAGGAGGAGGGACCCAATGTCCTTCCGGGTGAGGCGCGGCACGGGTTTTTACGGCTCCTTGTGGAGGCCCTGGCCGAGCCCATGTTCCTGCTACTGCTCGGTGCCGCTTTCCTCTATTCCCTGTTCGGGGAACTGCGCGAGGCGCTGTTTTTGCTCGGCTTCGTGCTGGTCACTCTGGGGCTTACCCTCTATCAGGAAGGCCGCAGCGAGCAAGCGATCACCAGGCTGCGCGATCTGTCGAGCCCGCGTGCGCTGGTGATCCGCGATGGGCAGCGGGTGCGCATTCCCGGCCGCGAAGTGGTGCGCGGCGATTTGGTGGTATTGAGCGAAGGCGACAGGGTTCCCGCCGACGGCGTGTTGATTGAGGCCAGCGGGCTCATGGTGGACGAATCACTGCTCACGGGCGAGGCCGTGCCCGTGCGCAAACTGCCCGCCGAGGGCGAACCGTCACCGACGCAGCCCGGGGGTGAGGACACGCCCTTCGTCTATTCCGGGACGCTGGTGGTGGCCGGCCACGGGATTGCCCGCATCACCGCGACCGGCCCCCGCAGTGAAATGGGTCGCATCGGCCTGTCTCTCGCCGGTCTAACCCGGGAAAGCTCGCCTCTAAAGCAGCAGACCGCCCGTCTCATCCGCACCCTCGCCCTCTTTGCCCTCGCCGCGAGTATCACGCTCGCCCTCATCTATGGGTTTCTGCGCGGTGAGTGGCTCACCGCCGTGCTCGCCGGCATTGCGCTGGCGATGGCACTACTGCCGGAGGAGTATCCGGTGGTGCTGACCCTTTTCCCCGCTCTGGGAGCCTGGCGCCTGTCCGCGCAGAAGGTTCTCACGCGCCGCGTGGCAGCGATCGAAACTCTGGGCGCGGTGTCGGTGCTGTGTGTGGACAAGACCGGTACCCTCACCGAAAACCGCATGCAGGTGGCGGAGCTGTGGCAGCCGCAAGCAGGACTCGCAGTGGCGGCCTGTACGCAACTGCCCGAATCCTTCCATCCCCTGGTGGAATTCGCCATCCTCGCCAGTGAAGAAGATCCCTTCGACCCCATGGATCAGGCTTTCCATGCTCTGGGGCAACGTCTCCTGGCCGACACGGAACATCTGCACCGAGATTGGACGCTGGTGCACGACTACGGTCTTCATCCGCAACTGCGCACCATGGCCCATGTCTGGCGGAGTACTACCGAGTCGGCCCATATTGTGGCGGTCAAGGGCGCACCAGAGGCCGTGGTGGACCTCTGCCATTTGGCGCCGGGGGAAGCGCAAAGGGTGTTGGAGGCGGCGGAGGCGATGGCATCACGCGGCCGGCGTGTGCTGGCCGTGGCAGGGGCGCGCTTTGCCGGCGAGGTCCTGCCTGCCATGGAACACGATTTCGATTTCCGCTTTCTCGGGCTGGTGGGACTGGAAGACCCCTTGCGTGCCGAAATCCCGGAGGCCGTCGCCCAATGTCACGCGGCAGGGATTCGCGTGGTGATGATCACCGGCGACTATCCCACTACCGCCCGCGCTATCGCCCTTAAGGCGGGATTGCCGGCCGATGACGTGCTGTCCGGCGAGGAGTTGGCGCGGCTCGATGAGGCGGCATTGCGCCAACGCCTTGCTGGTGTGCATGTCTGCGCGCGTATCACACCGGCGCAGAAACTGCGCCTGGTTCAAGCCTTTCGCGCCGCGGGCGAAATCGTGGCCATGACCGGCGACGGCGTGAACGACGCGCCGGCGCTGAAGGCCGCACACGTGGGCATCGCCATGGGCAACCGGGGCACCGACGTGGCGCGGGAGGCGGCATCCCTGGTCCTCCTCGATGACAACTTCGCCTCCATCGTCAATGCCATCCGCCAGGGGCGGCGTATCTTCGACAACCTGCAGAAATCCATGTCCTACATCATGGCGGTGCACGTGCCCATCGCCGGCATCGCGCTGCTGCCGGTGCTGGCAGGCCTGCCACCGGTGTTGTATCCCGCCCATATCGCCTTCTTGGAGCTCATCATCGACCCGGCTTGTTCCCTCGCCTTCGAAAACGAACCCGCCGAAGAGGACATCATGCGTCGTCCGCCGCGCGATCCCCAGGCTTTGCTCTTCGGCGGCGCGACCCTCGCCCGCGCCCTCGCCCAGGGGGCCGCCGTGCTGGCCGTGGCCGGCATCGCGCTGTTCTGGGCCGCGTCCCACCTCGATGCAGAGCAGGCCCGTGCTTTCCTCTTTGCCCTGCTGGTATCGGCCAACCTCGCCCTGATCTTCGTCAACCGCAGACGAGGCCTTTCCCTCGCTACACTGCGGCTCCCTAACCGGGTGCTTTTTCTGGTGACGGTGGCCACGTTGGCGCTCCTGCTTTTCGTGCTCTATGTGCCGTCCCTCGCCGCCCTATTTCACTTCCGGCCGCCGCCAGCTGTGGGCGTGGTTGGGGCGTGTCTGCTAGGTTTTGCCGCGACCGTTCCCCTTGCTCTGGTGCAAGGACGCAGGACCTTCTCACACCGGGCCTAA
- a CDS encoding ABC transporter substrate-binding protein, with product MSAFKNPFDPNLRLHRRGCACGRHHSQAEHDAEVRGEEAVIGRLVEATVVRAMFPKDETRRNFIRAVGAGTALAAISHFFPLSAAKALAAEGGGPIEKKDLKIGFIPITCATPIIMAEPMGFYAKQGLNVTLVKTAGWAVVRDKVINKEYDASHMLSPMPIAMSLGLGSRPVAIDVAAIENINGQAITLHLKHKDKLSPSSWKGMKFGIPFDYSIHNLLLRYFLAEHGLDPDKDVELRVLPPPDMVANLRAGNIDGFLGPEPFNQRAVFEGVGFIHTLSKEIWDGHPCCAFGVAEGFAKTYPNTFGALFRAIALATHYASNKANRSTIIQAIAPANYLNQPVPVLEQVMSGRFADGLGNVKNVPDRVDFDPFPWQSMAVWILTQLKRWGYVKGDLDYRQIAENVFLATDARKRMMELGLNPPKENYRKHTIMGKEFDPAKPEEYLRSFTLRRA from the coding sequence ATGTCTGCGTTCAAGAATCCATTCGACCCCAACCTGCGCCTGCACCGGCGCGGCTGCGCCTGCGGCCGCCATCACAGCCAGGCTGAACACGACGCCGAGGTGCGCGGAGAGGAGGCCGTCATTGGCCGCCTGGTGGAAGCCACAGTGGTGCGCGCCATGTTTCCGAAAGACGAGACAAGGCGCAATTTCATTCGCGCCGTGGGAGCGGGGACAGCGCTGGCGGCGATCTCTCATTTCTTTCCTCTGAGCGCCGCCAAGGCTCTAGCAGCCGAGGGTGGTGGCCCGATAGAAAAGAAGGATCTCAAGATTGGCTTTATTCCGATCACCTGCGCCACTCCGATCATCATGGCTGAACCCATGGGTTTTTATGCCAAGCAGGGACTCAACGTAACCCTCGTCAAGACGGCGGGCTGGGCAGTGGTGCGCGACAAGGTTATCAACAAAGAATACGACGCTTCACACATGCTCTCACCCATGCCCATTGCCATGAGCCTGGGGCTCGGTTCCAGGCCGGTCGCAATTGACGTTGCCGCGATCGAGAACATCAACGGCCAGGCCATCACTCTGCACCTCAAGCATAAAGACAAGCTGTCTCCCAGCTCGTGGAAGGGCATGAAGTTTGGGATTCCCTTCGATTATTCGATCCACAATTTGCTGTTGCGCTATTTCCTGGCAGAACATGGTCTTGATCCCGACAAGGACGTCGAGCTGCGCGTGCTGCCGCCACCCGACATGGTGGCCAACCTCCGTGCCGGAAACATAGACGGCTTCCTTGGCCCGGAACCGTTCAATCAGCGCGCGGTCTTCGAAGGTGTTGGCTTTATTCACACCTTGTCCAAGGAAATCTGGGACGGGCATCCTTGCTGCGCGTTCGGCGTGGCGGAAGGCTTCGCCAAGACCTATCCCAATACCTTTGGTGCGCTGTTCCGTGCCATTGCGCTGGCTACCCACTACGCCAGTAACAAAGCCAACCGAAGTACCATCATCCAAGCGATTGCCCCAGCCAACTACCTCAACCAGCCTGTACCAGTATTGGAGCAGGTCATGAGCGGCCGCTTTGCCGATGGTCTGGGCAATGTCAAGAACGTGCCGGATCGAGTCGACTTCGACCCCTTCCCTTGGCAGTCGATGGCGGTATGGATACTTACACAGTTAAAGCGTTGGGGATACGTCAAGGGAGATTTGGATTATCGACAGATTGCGGAAAATGTGTTTTTGGCAACGGACGCCAGAAAACGCATGATGGAACTAGGCTTGAACCCACCCAAGGAAAACTACCGTAAACACACCATTATGGGCAAGGAATTCGATCCCGCCAAACCCGAGGAATATTTGCGTTCCTTCACCTTGAGGAGGGCCTGA
- the ntrB gene encoding nitrate ABC transporter permease — translation MRSLAFRSGLLSLVILTAFLLVWHIATEADHKTSARVTDEYATLMGGSAQTSDIPGPMAVGRTLLSKLSSPFYDNGPNDKGIGIQLAYSLARVISGFVLAAIVAIPLGFVIGMSPVMQGALNPFVQVMKPISPLAWMPLALYTLKDSSLSAIFVIFICSIWPMLLNTAHGVASVKKEWLNVARTLEVKPLRTAWGVILPAAAPTIVTGMRISMGIAWLVIVAAEMLIGGTGIGYFVWNEWNNLSIVNVIVAIFLIGVVGLCLDIVFGALLKLVSYTE, via the coding sequence ATGCGATCTCTTGCTTTTCGGTCCGGACTGCTCTCCCTGGTGATTCTGACGGCTTTTCTACTGGTCTGGCATATTGCCACAGAGGCAGATCACAAGACGTCGGCCAGAGTCACTGACGAGTACGCCACTCTTATGGGGGGCAGTGCCCAAACTTCTGACATCCCTGGCCCAATGGCGGTCGGCAGGACGCTTCTGAGCAAACTATCCAGTCCCTTCTATGACAATGGTCCCAATGACAAAGGGATTGGTATTCAGCTCGCGTATTCGTTGGCTCGCGTTATCTCTGGGTTTGTGCTGGCTGCCATCGTGGCGATTCCGCTTGGGTTCGTTATTGGCATGTCGCCGGTGATGCAGGGTGCGCTGAATCCGTTCGTCCAGGTCATGAAGCCAATTTCGCCTCTGGCTTGGATGCCACTGGCACTTTATACCCTGAAGGACTCTAGTCTGTCGGCCATATTCGTGATCTTTATCTGTTCGATTTGGCCGATGTTACTCAATACCGCACATGGGGTTGCCTCTGTGAAGAAGGAATGGCTCAACGTCGCCAGAACTCTTGAAGTCAAACCCTTACGCACCGCCTGGGGAGTGATCCTCCCTGCAGCTGCCCCGACCATCGTCACTGGCATGCGCATCTCTATGGGTATAGCGTGGCTGGTGATTGTTGCTGCCGAGATGTTGATTGGGGGCACGGGTATAGGATATTTCGTCTGGAACGAATGGAACAATCTTAGCATCGTCAACGTAATTGTTGCCATATTCCTGATTGGCGTGGTAGGGCTTTGCCTGGATATCGTTTTTGGCGCTCTACTCAAGCTGGTCAGCTACACAGAATGA
- a CDS encoding ABC transporter ATP-binding protein, with amino-acid sequence MSTQPFLKVEGLTKIFPARRGGKPVAAIKEVHFTIERGEFVCIIGHSGCGKSTILNILAGLDEATDGVVIMDGRQVSGPGLDRGVVFQGHALFPWLTVRENIEFAIKSRWPEWSKDKVRAHCQKYIDLVHLTGHEYKKPAELSGGMRQRVGIARAFSIEPKMLLLDEPFAALDALTRAMIQDELLSICAKTRQTVFMITHDVDEAIRLADKVLLMTNGPEARIAEIVVNTLPRSRTKHDVYKHPHYYRIRNHLIDFLVNRSRHSTMAAQPDYDGHSPPIVCPGLEADEEADGGRELVYPPRQTVPSVS; translated from the coding sequence ATGAGCACCCAGCCTTTTCTCAAAGTGGAGGGCTTAACCAAGATTTTCCCAGCCAGGCGGGGCGGCAAGCCCGTGGCGGCAATCAAAGAGGTGCACTTCACTATTGAGCGTGGTGAATTTGTTTGCATCATCGGCCATTCAGGCTGCGGCAAATCGACGATACTGAATATTCTTGCTGGGCTGGATGAGGCCACCGACGGCGTCGTGATCATGGACGGTCGGCAGGTATCAGGGCCCGGGTTGGACCGAGGCGTCGTATTCCAGGGGCATGCTCTCTTTCCCTGGCTTACGGTGAGGGAAAACATCGAGTTCGCCATTAAATCGCGCTGGCCAGAATGGAGCAAGGACAAGGTTCGTGCCCATTGTCAGAAATACATAGACTTGGTGCATTTGACTGGACACGAATACAAAAAGCCGGCCGAGCTCTCGGGCGGCATGAGGCAGCGGGTCGGAATTGCGCGCGCGTTTTCTATTGAACCCAAGATGTTGCTGCTGGACGAGCCTTTTGCTGCGCTCGACGCACTGACCCGCGCGATGATCCAGGATGAACTGCTGAGTATTTGCGCCAAGACCCGTCAGACTGTGTTTATGATCACTCACGACGTGGATGAGGCCATCCGGTTGGCCGACAAGGTTTTGCTGATGACCAACGGACCAGAAGCGAGGATTGCCGAGATCGTAGTCAATACCTTGCCGCGGAGTCGGACAAAACATGATGTATACAAGCACCCCCACTACTATCGCATCCGCAACCACTTGATTGATTTCCTGGTGAACCGTTCCAGGCACTCTACGATGGCTGCACAGCCCGATTACGATGGCCATAGTCCGCCAATCGTTTGCCCGGGGCTTGAGGCGGACGAGGAAGCCGACGGTGGGCGGGAGTTGGTGTACCCACCTCGGCAGACTGTACCTTCTGTATCCTAA
- the cynS gene encoding cyanase, with product MNRADVTEMIVANKLKKGLKWSEIAKAVGQSKEWVTAGCLGQMTFTAEQARVLGELLELPAEAVALLQVVPYKGSLPTTVPTDPLIYRFYELIMVYGTTIKELIHEEFGDGIMSAIDFSMDISREPDPKGDRVKIVLSGKFLPYKMY from the coding sequence ATGAATCGCGCTGACGTCACTGAAATGATTGTTGCCAACAAACTGAAGAAAGGGCTGAAGTGGAGCGAGATCGCTAAGGCAGTGGGCCAGAGCAAGGAGTGGGTCACTGCAGGGTGCTTGGGACAGATGACCTTCACCGCAGAACAAGCCAGGGTGTTGGGGGAGTTGTTGGAGCTACCTGCCGAAGCGGTAGCTTTGTTGCAGGTGGTTCCGTATAAGGGATCGCTGCCGACCACGGTGCCTACCGATCCCCTGATTTACCGGTTTTACGAGCTAATCATGGTCTACGGTACGACTATCAAGGAGTTGATCCACGAGGAGTTTGGCGACGGCATCATGAGTGCGATCGATTTCTCTATGGACATCAGCCGTGAGCCCGATCCGAAAGGGGACAGGGTCAAGATCGTGCTCAGCGGAAAGTTCCTCCCCTACAAGATGTATTGA
- a CDS encoding transporter has translation MVFPLRKRYCLITALLLVSGPMNQTHAAHPLITEDTATQGAGRFQLEVAHDSARLKTDGSKMRQDVYRITLSAGLDDKLDVIVGLPYQRNRDSSGGPSAQTQTEGFSDLAIALKWRFYEEAQLSFALRPDFSLPTGENGLSANRVIPSIFGVMTYRMPHWTTHLHVGYTRNFYDSEPQRKHLHHLSAAAEYHINSSLRLVSDLSQQTNPKLGETAYVRSLLLGAIFSPTPDFDIDFGLRFGLTDSAPNTSWLFGLTFRW, from the coding sequence ATGGTTTTTCCGCTTCGTAAGCGCTACTGCTTGATCACCGCCTTGCTCCTCGTGAGCGGGCCGATGAACCAGACACACGCAGCGCATCCCCTGATTACAGAAGATACCGCGACCCAGGGTGCGGGCAGATTCCAACTGGAAGTAGCCCACGACTCGGCGAGGTTAAAAACTGATGGTAGCAAGATGCGGCAGGACGTGTATAGGATCACGCTCTCTGCAGGACTTGACGATAAGCTCGACGTGATCGTTGGTTTGCCTTACCAACGCAATCGAGACTCTTCAGGAGGTCCCTCAGCGCAAACACAGACCGAAGGCTTTTCTGACCTCGCTATCGCTCTCAAATGGCGCTTCTACGAGGAGGCACAACTAAGTTTCGCCTTGCGCCCGGATTTTAGTCTGCCTACCGGGGAAAACGGACTGAGCGCCAATCGCGTCATTCCCAGTATTTTCGGCGTCATGACCTATCGCATGCCCCATTGGACCACACACCTTCACGTCGGCTATACGCGCAACTTCTACGACTCTGAACCTCAGCGCAAACACCTACACCACCTTTCGGCCGCGGCCGAGTACCATATCAATTCCAGCTTGCGGCTCGTCAGCGACCTTAGCCAGCAGACCAACCCAAAGCTTGGAGAGACGGCCTACGTCAGGTCGCTCCTTCTTGGAGCGATATTCTCCCCTACCCCGGACTTCGATATCGATTTTGGCCTACGTTTCGGCCTGACTGACAGCGCTCCCAACACGAGCTGGCTGTTCGGTCTCACGTTTCGGTGGTAG
- the glcF gene encoding glycolate oxidase subunit GlcF produces MLVETAERFRQIPFGREAARLIDACVQCGQCTVRCPTFRLTNDEWDGPRGRIYLTKQFLEDRAPTLHLLPPAYELRRLTSPDFRQDVRFYLDRCLGCRSCEASCPQGVRYGRLLDFARVLLEREMPRPLKERVLRQLVRSIVPYPARFTLALRTAQLLRPLLPASAQRLIPPLVRSKRHTWPQPSHRRTMVVWQGCVQPALAPGINFAAARVLDRLGISLVPAKSGCCGAISLHMGMWDEAQQFMRKAIDSLWHHVNAGAQAIVVTSSGCGMHLREYGELLADDPAYREKAQRVSSLVRDVAEVITAEWAPGQPPEVIQREETRITFQAPCSLQHGEKLAGVVEALLRRTGYKVLPVAYGFTCCGAAGSYKLFQPKIAEQLRQQKLKTLVTGRAELIATANIGCLTHLAAASPLPVYHWLELLDARLK; encoded by the coding sequence ATGCTTGTGGAGACCGCTGAGCGTTTTCGTCAAATCCCATTTGGCCGGGAGGCGGCACGGCTTATTGACGCATGTGTACAGTGTGGGCAGTGCACAGTCCGTTGCCCAACGTTCCGCCTGACCAACGATGAATGGGACGGCCCACGCGGTCGGATCTATCTGACCAAGCAATTCCTCGAGGACAGAGCACCAACCCTGCATTTGCTTCCGCCGGCGTATGAACTACGTAGGCTGACTAGTCCGGATTTCCGCCAGGACGTGCGCTTCTACCTGGATCGCTGTCTGGGCTGCCGCTCGTGCGAAGCAAGCTGCCCCCAGGGTGTGCGTTACGGCCGTCTACTTGATTTTGCACGTGTGCTGCTCGAGAGGGAAATGCCGCGGCCCCTGAAGGAGAGAGTTCTACGTCAGCTGGTCCGCTCGATTGTTCCGTATCCCGCTCGCTTCACACTGGCGCTGCGCACGGCGCAACTGCTGAGACCCTTATTACCAGCGAGCGCACAGCGGCTGATTCCTCCACTTGTACGATCAAAAAGGCACACATGGCCACAGCCGTCACACAGGCGGACGATGGTGGTTTGGCAGGGCTGCGTGCAACCCGCACTGGCTCCTGGCATCAACTTCGCAGCCGCGCGCGTGTTGGATCGCTTGGGTATCTCTCTCGTTCCGGCGAAGTCTGGATGTTGCGGCGCGATCAGCCTGCACATGGGGATGTGGGACGAAGCCCAGCAATTTATGCGAAAAGCCATTGATTCTCTCTGGCACCATGTGAATGCTGGTGCTCAGGCAATTGTCGTCACCTCGAGTGGCTGCGGCATGCATTTGCGTGAATATGGAGAGCTCTTGGCCGACGATCCTGCTTACCGCGAAAAGGCACAACGCGTGAGTTCGCTGGTTCGCGACGTTGCCGAGGTCATTACGGCCGAGTGGGCACCCGGTCAGCCACCCGAGGTGATCCAACGCGAGGAAACGCGGATCACCTTTCAGGCGCCTTGCAGCCTTCAGCACGGAGAAAAGTTGGCGGGAGTTGTAGAGGCTCTTCTGCGCCGTACCGGCTATAAGGTCTTACCGGTGGCCTATGGTTTCACATGCTGCGGAGCGGCTGGTTCGTACAAATTGTTCCAGCCGAAAATAGCAGAACAACTTCGGCAGCAGAAACTTAAGACGCTCGTCACGGGACGTGCCGAGCTCATCGCAACAGCCAACATCGGCTGCCTTACACACCTGGCCGCAGCATCCCCCCTTCCTGTCTATCATTGGCTTGAGCTCCTTGATGCTCGCCTAAAGTGA